Part of the Cellulomonas hominis genome, GCTGCCGCCGCGCAGGCCCGCGCGACCGGGGTTCGCGGGCACCGGTCCGGTCTCGTGGCCGCGCGCGGGGCGGTCGGCTCCGCGGCGTGGGCGACGGTTCCGGAACAGACCCATGCGCCAACCCTACCCGCGGGCGCGCGCGGCGCCAGGGCGGGCGTGCGGGCGCACGGGTCGGTGCCCCGGACCGGCCACGGTGTCGGCGCGGGGGCTTAGGCTCGACCCCGACGCGCGCCGCCACGGCGCCGTCACCTGCACGGATGCCAGCCGTGCGGGCGCCCGCCGCCCGCACCGAGGACGAGGACGGACATGGGCTTCTTCACCAAGCCGGACGCCGCGGGCGCCGCGGCCGGACCCGAGCCGCTGTCGCACGAGCGGATCACCGCCGTGCTGGACGCGCGCGACATGAAGTACGGCGTCGACGACGACGGCGACATCGGCGGGTACTGGGACGGGCACCTCTTCTACTTCTTCCGGATCGGCGGCCAGCAGGAGTACCTGCAGGTGCGCGGCCGGTGGAACCGGAAGGTCGGCCTCGACCAGTACGCCCGCGTGGTGGACCTCGTGAACACCTGGAACTCCGAGAAGCTGTGGCCGAAGGGCTACGTGCGCGCCGAGGACGACGTCGTGGGCGTGTACGCCGAGCACACGGTCGACTACGAGCACGGCGTGACCGACCAGCAGATCGACCTGCACCTCGCGTGCGGCATCACGACGGCGCTCAGCCTGTTCGAGCAGCTGGACGAGGCGTACCCGGCCGAGGCCGCGCTCGCCAAGGCCGAGTACGAGAGCGAGTGACGCACCGCCGATGACGGACCCCGCCGGCCGGGCGTTCCAGGTCGACCTGCACGGCGTGGTCGACCTGCTCGCCCGGCACCTGTACTCCGGGCCGCGCGTCTACCTGCGCGAGCTGCTGCAGAACGGCGTCGACGCCATCACCGCGCGCCGGGCGGCCGACCCCGGCTGCCCGGCGACGGTGCGGCTGCGCCCGCTCCCGGACGGCTCGCTCGCGGTCGTCGACTCCGGGATCGGGCTGACCCGCGCCGAGGCGGAGGAGCTGCTCGCGACCGTCGGGCGGTCGTCGAAGCGCGACCTGGACCTCGGGCTGGGGCGCGAGGAGTTCCTCGGGCAGTTCGGCATCGGCCTGCTGTCGGCGTTCATGGTCGCGGACGAGATCGAGCTCGTGTCCCGGTCCGCCCGCGACCCGGGCGCGCCCGCCGTGCGGTGGACCGGGCGCGCCGACGGGTCCTACGACCTCGTGGAGCTGCCGGGCGCCGACGTCGCGCCCGGCAGCACCGTGCGGCTGCGGCCCCGGCGGGACCTGGAGCACTGGCTCGCGGGGGAGACCGTCGCGGCGCTCGCGGCGGAGTTCGGGTCGCTGCTGCCGGTGGACGTGGCGGTGGAGGTGCCGCTGGGGGTCGGGCCGGTGCCCCACGCGCCGGCATCCGACGCGCCCTGGCCCGCCGACGGCTCGCCCCGGCCCGGGCACGTCTGGCGCCGCGTCACCGCCCCCGACCTGCCGTG contains:
- a CDS encoding YbjN domain-containing protein, with protein sequence MGFFTKPDAAGAAAGPEPLSHERITAVLDARDMKYGVDDDGDIGGYWDGHLFYFFRIGGQQEYLQVRGRWNRKVGLDQYARVVDLVNTWNSEKLWPKGYVRAEDDVVGVYAEHTVDYEHGVTDQQIDLHLACGITTALSLFEQLDEAYPAEAALAKAEYESE